AATCCCATCATGCACTTGTCGTGAAAGCACTACAAAAGCTCTACAAATTCTGCATCAACAAGGAAGGATTCCCCGGTGAACCTCTGGCGGAGGCTCCAGATGGTCATCCTCTTACGCACACAATTCTCGATCGCCTAGGTCTTATCAAACAAGCGGAGGAGAAAGCCGATGAGGCCGATGAGGACTCGGAAGATTTGCGATACTTGCGAATTCTTTCATCTACTGAGTGTAGTGCTACGGCAGAGCCTTCACCGGAACCCACAACGCCCCAAGAGCCGTCGCCAACGACATCTTCGCGCGCCTCGGTCTGCCAGACCGTTCTGGCCCCAATGGCTAGCCGTGGTAGATCCACTTGGCAATGGGATATGCAATCCGTGCCACAGACGAGTTTCTCATACCCGGGCAGCGGATTTCAAGACTTCTATCCTTCCTCGCGACCCTCGGTAGGCTCGGCCGATTTGAATCCCGGCGATATCTCGCCTAACTTGGATCTTTCGTCCATCTCGATGATATCGCAGGAGTCACAGAGGCAAGATCTGAGATCTTTGGCCTATTTTCTGGATCCGCTCTGCAATATCGAGAGCACTTCCTCGACAACAGGAATAAAACATGCAGGTCGACTCAATCACGGACTCGAAATGTCTGAGACGAGCGCACAGCCCACGGGTGATCTTTCAGGCGACTTACTGAGTGACTTTACCTTCTCGACGCATGAGCACGCACTGTATCAAGGCTTCAATTCTGGGTGGACATTTTCTTCGGTATGAAGAGGGAAAGGCCAATTGCCCAGCTGTCATCGTTTGACttgtgtttcttttctttctcgccaATGAGCGGCCCATTTTCGgacttttatttttcatgTGGCCCTGAAAAGTGGCGTTTGAAACCGTCGGTTTAGACCTCAAGGACTCCCAGAAGAATGACAAAGTATTTCTCAGTCCAAGTCAGAAAGGATCGAACTTGTTGTCTCGCTTTTGGTCGTCGGCTCTGTCCCTCCTGCCCTCATCgcctcaagatcttccaagaCATGCCATCTAGAATGGACATACGGTTCCACACGATGTGACCATCATCGAGGTAATTACACGCATCCGACCCTCGGATCCCAGGGGCTCATTCGATTGGAGTCTCCAGGTCCAGCCCATCCAAGATCTCCAACATCGGTATCATGACCCAATGAGAATGTGCCGGAGTATGATAGACATACCTACGATATGTATACGTACCTGGAATATCATGGATACTTGCATGGGCGGAAACAAATACGAACGTCGGTACGATCATGTCCTCGTTGGCAGACATGCAAATATTCAACATTGAAATACAATGTCCACCACGAAGAGACGTTATTGCCACATTGATCATATGCGATAGATCGAATACAACAATACTTATAAATCTCACCGAATCTTCTCGTGTCCGATAAATCTCTGTACTCCCTATCTACACAAGTATCTCTCGATTGAAATACATAATTTGTCAATTGTATTCATCGATGTTCTATCAAGTCTTTCATCGGCTCTTTTATCAATACTCTCACTAGCCCTGGCTCGTACCCTACCTACGACCGGGCATGTCTTCCCTCCCTGAAGTTAGTTGACCGCAGGCTACCATCCATCCTGATCTCTATCAATCCTGGTCCTTTACCTGCACTTCTCAAGTTGTCCGAAATACACTGTGACACTAAGACTCTAGTTTGGACCACCAATCCTAAAAGCCCTGGCACCGTCCACTCGGGGCACCTCAAAAATACATAGATGAAGGTGACGATGAACGGTGTCCATCCGCCGACAAAACATCAGGAACAAGCATTCAAAGCAAACAGCTATCTGGTAACCTTGCAACTTTGtctttccctccctcttGGTTCTCCTCTAAGTGTCCAAAGGCCCTCGGTGAATAATCAAAATGGTAGCTAAATTTGCTAGTCAAAGGTACAACATACCTATTGCGCACCTTATCcacaaataaaaaaaaaagcccacGACCAGgtgggaaatggaaaaaacAAGGTGCCTGATAGATACAGGACGAAAAGGTGTACATTCCTATTTTGAACTTTTACATGTACTCAGTCTCAAATGGTAGGATCCATCTTGTCACTCACCATAAATATCCACAGAACATCCATTTGAATTCCAAGATTGACGCACAGACTTGGGCTGGGAGGACAAACATGCCGAGGTAGGTTTAGTCAAAGTCCTCCAGTCCGGGAGACTTCAGAAATGGAGGAATTTCCTCGAGACTGGATTGATCAACGGGACGGCAGGGTACCTACCCACCTTACCTACCGGTCTGATGTAGTTTTCCACAGTGCACCGCAGGAGACGAGAGGAACCTTACACATTCGTCGCCAGGGGCTTGGTTACGCAAAGTGCATGAATATGAAAGTATATACTCCCTACTACGCAGAGGAGATTAAACTGCTCAACCTGATCTGTATCACCGGGCTTTTGCGTTGGGCCGATCGTCTGCTTTCTGGAAGAGCAGCTTAGGGTAAAGCGCGACGGGTCGAGTAGGAGCACCGGCACCTAAACTCATACTCCCACCACTTCGCCTACGCAGACCCTCTTCGCTCAACCCACAGTTTCTGTACTACAGATACTGTAGTATGGAGGGGAGCCGCGACGGGCACTCCTCGAGATTTTGCAGACAGGGGAGATGTGGCTTTGCTATGATATACCAGGGACAAGCGAGGTTTGAAAAAGATTTTTTGACGATTTGATGTTTCTCAGACGTATAGCTTTGAGGTGGGCTGATTCCGCTCCGAGGCCGTGGTATAGAAATGAGGTAGGTAGACATGCAAGCTGACATAGATACAGGGAGATGGAGTCACGATGGatgaagaacaaaaaagggcgGAGGGGGATTTTCGTGTCCGTCGATGCTAGATGGGCCAAGCAACGCGGtaataaaaaaaatccagAACATTGAAGATCAACTAACACCCGAAGCCCGAAGCATACAATGACTCACCATCACCGAGATAAAAATCATgacgggaggaagagaaaagggtgGACGAAGAAAAGCGCCCGAGAGCAGCCAAGGTATGAATGAAAAATGCACAAAAAccagagggagaaaaaaaaagagagatgaTCTATGGAGATCAACCACGGTTGCACCGGTCCAGCACACAACCGATCAATCAATGCAAGAGACAATCAAAtcaatcctcatcttccgTCTCGGTGTCAGTATCGCTGGTGTCGTCCGCATCGCCGTCAGTGTCACTTTCCTCGCTAGAGGAATCGGAAGCCTTCCGGGACTTCTTGGGCTTAGGAGCTTGTCCAGTCTTCAAAGCTTGCATCTGGCCAGCAATCGAATCTGGTAAGGAAAATCGCATGTCAGTATTTGGCCAGAAAGAAGACTACGCCCAACGCGTACGGGGCGCTTGGAGCACAGATGCAACGGGGACATGCTTACCCTCATCCGGTTCGCTAAtgtcatcctcctcctctaAAGCGGCCGCCTTGGCGGGATCGTCGATATGCAGAGTGATTTCCATCTTGTTGTCGAGACCGAGGTAGCTATCACAAACCATATGCATAACAAAGGTGAAGTCGCCGACCTGCGGTGGAGCCTGGAACTGCATTTTGAGGGTTTGGACGTTGAATGTGGGCTTGCCGGCTTCGTCGAGAATCGGCTTGTCAAAGGTGGTAAAGGTGAAGGGAGGGACGGCCATCTTGCCTTGCTTGGCGTCAGCCAGGAAAATGTGCCAGCGAGGTGAGTGGTCACGAGCGAAGTAAGGAGCGTGCGCAAGAGGAGGTTGCACAGTCTCGACCTTGTTCTCCACGGTCTTGCCATCAACAACCTTGGTGGCACGGTTCTTAGCCGGCTTCCGACCCATCAAGGCATCCAaatcatcctcgtcggggTCAATGTCCTCGAGGTCGAGCTCGTTGACTGCAGGGACCTGCGTACAGCCAGGGGGGACGAATCGAGCCTTCACAACCAGCTGTACCAGACTGCTAGGAGTGATGACCTTCTCGCCCATGACCTTGAAGAATGCTTTGGATACTTCCAACATCGGGAGCTGACGTGCCACGGTGACGGCATCCGTATATTGCTTTTCAGAAAGAACTCCAGCGCCCACTGTGAGTTTGCGACGTTCTTCCTCGGACAATTTCATGAACCGTTGAACGGGCCAGTGTTCCTTGGAATGTTCCCCTTCCACAGCCTTGATGACAGAATCAGTGAAATGGGGTAGTTGCAGAAGCGGCGATGAGCCGGGAGCGATTGCCTGGATCAGATACTGGGAGACCTGGAAAGCGCCCAAGATTGGACGAAGGGTGCCAAATGCCAAAGAGATTGCAGTGAAGGCCTCGCCGAGTGAAAGGGCAACTGGAGCAGCTTCGTACTTTTCCGCGTTCAATTTGCTGTCTTCCAAATCCACACGGCCAAGGTATGCCCAGAGCAAAGCCAAGGCCTTTCGGCGAGTGGTGTTGTCCATATGCTTGATCGCCTCACGGTCCTTGGCAGACAAGAAAGTCGAGCTCTCGGCCAAAACTCTCTTTTCGAGTCTGGCGAGACCTGCTTCAGCCTCTGCTCCCTTGAGCATCTCTTTGAACTCATCGCCAGCGGAGAGAGCGTTGATGATGCCGCCATCTAAGATATCCTCTTTGTACTCGCGGAAGATGTTACCGGCGCTGGCGACGAGAACGCGCTCCTTGGTGTAGCGCTGAGATCCATACCACCACTTTCCGACGATGTACGGAAGGAGAACGCCGAGCAAGGCTCCGTAAACGAGCAAAACGTACTTTCCATTGccctccatgatgatgagcTTGGGAAGAGCGATACCGATACTGAAGCTTTGCTTGCCATCAGGGTGACCATATTGCAGGTAGTTGTTGCGGATCTCCTCATCGGTCAAAGCCTTGTATGCCTTTGTGAGCTCAACGAAGCGCTCATTGAGCGTTTCCATGGTCTCGTTCTTGGCGGGGTCAGGGCGGACTTTGTCGGGGTGGTACACAAGCGACAGACGCTTATAACGGCGTGAGATAGCTTTCTCGTCGGCACTCTGGAGATTAAAATTGTTAGTCTACCAGTGATGACATTATCTTGTGGGCAAAGTCGCTTGAAATTGCACAGACTGGCTGGCTTTGCGACTGGGCGGGACCATTCCACATACCCTTGAAACGCCGAGAATCGAGTATGGGTCATAAAGCTTCGGGGTGGTGCGCGCTGTCACGAGAATAAGATACGCCATCCAGGCCATGATGACATAGCCTGCAATCACAGTGATGATTCGCTTGACCCGGCGCTCCTTGCGCAGGCGCTTGCGCTTTTGTGCCTCCACGAGGTCGGCATGTTCAGGTTTGAAATCCGATTTAATCCGAGGCGCTGTGTTCTCAAGATCTACAGACAAAAAATCTCAGTAACATGGCTTTGCAAAAGAGACCAGCACAAGAGCATACCTTTGTTGGGTCGGAGAAGGTTGTACGTAAGAGGTAGCGTGACCAAACCGGTCAAGGTTaggatgaagaagggaaagaatTGTCCCTGGTCGCGCAGAGAATGGAGAGGTCAGCCATATTCACTCGGTGATAGTTCAAGCCACTCTAGCAATCACACGAAAACTAGCCTACCTGTTCATCATAGGTGTAGTCTGACGACATCCTGCGGCGAATTTAGGGCGACAGCGGTGGCCGCCGCGGAATTTGAGAGATTGTGAGGAGCCGAGGCGCAGACCCGAAACGGATCAGACAAGGCAAGGATCGAGGGTTGTCACGAAAGACCAAGACAAGAAAACGAAGCAGCCTAAACCTGGTGTGACTGAAGCATGGCCGTGAAGAAATCAAAGGAGCGTGGAGGAGAGAGCATTCACGCTTCCTGATCTGGTGATGACCGTGTCCTCAAGGTGTCGACCGCCTGCCTAAATCTGCAGCTGGGCCCTTTGTGGGCCGGGCGGTGAGCTGAGGACAACATTGCACCTTCGAGGACTTTTTGAGGGGGCGATTGTGTCCCGCTCCGGGTCGTACTACTGGACCCCTAAACAACACCCAAATCATATGGTCCTACCCACTTCTATAACCCGGGAGCCTGTATCGTCAACAGTGTGAGCACAGTTGTGCCAGTGGAGAAATCTGACTACGAGCGGGGAGAACGAATTTGAAGCTTCTATCTTTTGAAAATGATTCCTAAGTCTAGCTGGACAGGCTATGTGTAGTTGTATACAATATTTGCTTTCCTTCTACCTTACATGAGATAGTAGGAGTCATCATTTCACCTTgtattttttctttcccactGTCTATGCAGCAGCCCCATGATTCAACCACCTTGCAATTTTTTCTGAAACGGACTCATGGAACCGAGAACAGACGAGCTTCCGTCCGATAGCCCGGAAAAGCGCAGGGGGAGTTCAAGCCCGAACGACCTTTGCAGATCGAGGGCGAATTCAACCGATGCGACCCTCCCGAGGCAGCCGACGGGTGGCTTGTCGTTCGATCGCGCGTCCGTAGAACCGCAGACCAAGACCCCCACAGCCCCGGGTTGCAAAGGGGACCAATCCGACCTTTCCATACGAGGATGGTCTTCATTGCTTCAAGTCAGGAACCCGGGATACTTCCATGTGGTCTGGTTGTTTCAGTCATGCTCGTAGCGTCAGAGGTGGACTGTGGTTGAGAGGCGCGCTTGGAGGTGGGCCAGGGAAGCTCAATGGACATTCCCGTCAAATCGAATGAAAACCTTGGTAATTTTCTCTTAATGGTTGAAAGCTGATCATCAACCGGTGTCGTGAAACAGAGAAAAGACATCGAAAGTGGGTTTTGatggtggttttttttttcttttcaatctcccCGAATAgccgaagaaaaagatcaaaaaagaGTGTGTTGGACATTCAGTCCCCTAATGCGTGGCATTGGAATCTACACAGGGCTAAGTTAGCAAAGACTGACTGGAGAAGGCGAAATATAGGGATAGGCGCTTGCACTCACGGATCAATGTAGTCGAGACCGTCAAAATATTCCAGCATACGATAGCAGAGATTCAGGTCGTCGCCAGGCTCTCCACCAAAAAGGCGGCATTGTCGCGCCTCGATGCCAGTGGTTACCAGCCCCTGTTGTGGAGTCTTCTCACGGATCGGCCATGTTGTAAGCCCATAATGCCAGGTTGGGGCAGGGATTACTGAATGAGACGAGCCGGGAGCATTGCATGCTGCGTAGGGGATGCGATGCAACACAGCTTGTTGAGGACATGGCAATTGAGACTGGGATCTCCAGATGGATGCTGTCGAGGCGAGTCGAGAGTCTGACGGATGACCCGAAGAAGGACCCGGCAAGCTGCGATCGCAGTGGTCTCTTTGCTTGCTAGAACGAGGGCGGAAGCGACGTCGGTTGTGCCTTTGTCCCATTCTTCAGAGATTGATCGGTCGTTCGACAAGTGGAATGTTCACGTGGGATTTGTGTATAGTATGCCCAACTGGGAGGAAAGATAAAAATATGTGCACGAAGTGAAGAAACTTTTGGTGTTTAGAGGTAAGAGGGAGTGACCATCACCCCCTTttggaaaaaggaaggatgagatgaaaaaagaagtggaaTGATCAAAGGCAGGGATTGTATAGATTTATACAGATGCTCTACCAGTTTCTGGCCAGCGGACCATGAGTCGACCATGAGTGAGTCACTTTACTCCGTTCGGACTTTGCAGAAGCGCTGACTAACAGCCAGAGCCAATGAGAAGCCCTACATGGGGGCCTCCCTGACCTGAGATGGAcccgaaagagaaaaaggcagAGCCCCACATTTCTGGGTGGAGCCACTCAGCACCCGGCAGATCGCCGTACGACTTTCTAAGAAAAATGGCGCCTAACCCTTGCGCTAGCGCTTGTCAAAGGCGTGATCTAACGGAGTCATTCCCATCTTTTTTTCGACGACTGACTGGCATGATCTCGATCGCGTGATTTTGACCTTCAATTGTGTCTCGCTTTGTGACCTTGGACGCGACCGCACCAAGTTGTTTCATGGCGACTTTCCCAGTCAGCTCGCGAACGTGGAACCGACTGAATGACTATCACATGACGAAAGAATCATGAAATCCCAGGGGGCATGTGGTCTGGAATTTGTAGAGAGAATTACTACTCCACGCCTTCTGCCTGCCTCAGCCGGGTAATGACGACACACGCTGAAAATTTGACGGAGAAAAATGGAGccaggaaaaaaaggggagaaaTGCGAAAAAGATCTCGGGTATTACGGGACCTGACAGTTCCGATGTCTGGCGACTGGTCGGGACCGTCAGCTCCCGATATTGCATGTATTGTACTGTAGTAATGTACTCAGGTACCCAATCTCACTGTTGTGGATTTCTGATGCTGGATCATTCTGAATATTGTACACTTTACATACTTGGAACCAACTCCATCAGTTATGGCAGACTTGCTTTTTCCCTTCGCCATCAACAAGACCAAGCGGATTTTTTTGCCACATCGGAATAGGGGTTACGAAACCCCCCTTCAAAGATAGGGGAAGATGGAGTCACTACATATTGCGATGGTCGCCCAAGAGAGAGCATAGACCAGGTGTCTCGGAGCCGGCTCTGGATTTCCGTACTAAGCGAGCGAGTTTTGCGTTGAAGAAAAAATCTCTGTAGATTGGAAAACTGAAGGGGGTAAAAGAGTTCCCGAAAATTCGGAAAACTACAGGGATGATGGGCTGTTTAacgtggagaagaagcatagagcagaaaagaaaagaaaaaaaaagggaaaaaaaggaagtaTTCATACTTAGGTTGCCTGAAGAGGCATCTCTCAACAAGTTGACACAAGACCCATACAAGTGTACACGAAACTGTTTACGCATTACAACCACTTCCAAGAAGCCAGTTTCCAAGGCTAGCACAAATCCATTCAAGGTGTGGGTAAGATCTGACGATTCCTTGCTCAGATCTGATCTACCGTGACTGTAGTTGCTGCCAGACCATCCTTTTACAGTGTTCACATCCGATCTTAATCGGGCATCACATTGAGATCGTAATAGTCCTAACATCAACACTGCATCTGGACTAGTGGTCTGTActcacagaaaaaaaaaacctcacCGTTTTTTTCCAACCGGTCTAGAATTTCCCTCTCTTGTCCTTCCCGGTTGAGCAGTCTCGGACCCTTGCATCAATCAACCATGACTTTCTAACGCATTCCAGTCGTGAAACGCGGTCAATTTCAACACGTGGATCCACGTCACACACATCGGTAGAATAGCTTGTTCTCACGGCTATCCCTTGCAGAATCGTGGGTCCGATCAAGATGGACTCTGGCCtaaggcccttttttattgatttttttttctgccttcATCGTTTTGTCTCCGTTCTTTGCCCCCTCGACCCCTCTGTGGGATCTTTTAGCGAGAGAAGCTTCCAGCTCCTGAATCTGATGAATGTGACACCAGGATTGATCAGAGACTAGACCTTGGATTAGATGCTTGTGTGCCTCGACGGGGCTCGCCGAAGGAGTATTTTTCATTATGAATCTTTGTGGATACAGAGTTCGAGAATGAGCATATCGAAATTCGCGGTTCTGACGAAAGATTCCTGACTTCTGGTTAGTCCTGTAGTCATAATTATGCTGCCCGTTTGCAAGCCCTATACTCTTTTGGTTTTCTATGGTCGGCATCGCCTTACAATTCAAACGTGGCGGCCAGACCATCAGCCCATTAGCACCAAGGCAATGGGCAATGGCCTGCGAAGTCAGCACTAGAATTACCTAGCATCCATCCCTTGTTCAATTTACTATCAGTTCCATGGGTCTCACGGGGTCATGGAGATAGCAGAGACTCGCTCCCCACTAGtctcaccatcttcatcctctggTTCTCCTTCAATGTTCTAGCCCTGCCACGTAGGTCCACCTCTAACACCGCTAAATATACCCCCAAGGAATTGGAAGATCACCAAGGGCGATTTCCAGATACCAGGCACCATCATTGTCTGAAGATGACCATTTCCAAGACTGACTACTAAAGCTCCAATAAAAATCCAAATATGGACGGGACTGGTTAGTCACATGAAGTCTGTTGTCAACAGCTCTCTTGACTTTGCAGACCCTCGCCTCCATCGCTGGTCATCGTCAGCCGCTAAAAATCGCATGTTTAGAGGTatgtttttttccctccgCCACGGAAGTGAATACACGCGAAAGACTACCTCGGCACCAGATATACACGATCTAGATCGCAGTGTGCCCTGCGAATCTTTGAGAACTGGGCCGGAAAAATCTACCACAGCCAGTGGCGGTCTCATCTTCGTGCGCCATAGGCACAGTGCAGGATGAATGCTCTCGGTAAATACATCAATAGACAGTTGTCAAAAAGGTCTATATCTTCAGGATTGCATTGTAGACTGCCGAATTATGGCAAGCATTTCCTCCCCTTTCGGAGCCGTCGTGAGATTTTCATAACCGCGGGCGGTGACGAGaatgtcatcttcaatgcGAACTCCACCAATATGAACATATTCCTTAGCAATGTCAAAGTTGATGTACTTCGCATGAGGTTGTTTCCGTGCGTTTGTCAGAGCCAATTCAGAGAAATAGATACCTGGCTCTACAGTCACCACCATGCCTTCTTCGAGCAGCGATGCTGACAAAGTGCACGGGGCCAGACTCCCCGGTGGGTTTAGAATAGGACCATACTGATCATGGTCAAAGTCCGAATGAAGTGCCATGATGGATGACTCGGACACATCGTGAACTTCAAGCCCCACATGATGCCCCAGACCATgagggaagaagaccttGGAGGCACCAGACTCGCGAATTTCGGACAGACTGCCGCCCCTGAACACACCGAGATGCAGTAACTCGATGATGGCAATCTCGTGGGCAAGGTTGTGAAGGGAAAGGAAGCGCGTGCCAGGACGAATACGTTTGATACATTCCTCTTGCATACGCTCCACGACGCGATAGATGTCTCGAGCGTATCTGCTGGGCCATTCACCGCCGAGAGGGAACGTTCGGGTGACGTCGCTAGCGTAGCACTGCCATTCGGCACCGGCGTCGAGACATACTAGTGGCTTACCCTCGAGAGACTCGTTGTTTCGGACGTAGTGAAGAACGGCTGCATTGGGGCCCGACGCAGCAATGATATCGTATGATTGATTTGGAGCTCCGTTGGAGATGCACGTGTTCAGGAACGACCCCTGAATCTCCGACTCGTTCGACATCTTGTGGATCGTTTCAAGAATTCTGCGATGTGCCAACCCCGACACTCGATTTGCTTCCCGGATCATGCGGATCTCAAATTCATCTTTGACCCCTCGAGCGGCATCCATCGCTGGGCGGAGCGAGTCGACGTCCAACGGCAAGTCTGCCGGCAGTCCTTCAGGCGCCTCGGAGCCATGAATCATATAAAGCAAATTGCCTGATGCTCGCTTATCGAGCCACGAAACCAGCTCAGGCACCAGCGACGATTGATACATGACCCGATCCAAATTGTATCGATCCCGTGCATCCTCCCGTGACAGGGTAGGGCCCATCCAAATCGCACGCCGCAGGTCAAAGTCCGGCACGTACAGAGTCAATACATCCTGACCAATGTCGTATGTTAGCGCACAGTCGGATTCGCCCACACCACTGAGATAGTAAAAGTATCGTCGTTGCCGAAACGGTCGTGCTTGATCAGAGTCGCGCCAGTTGCTTGTTGGCTGGCCAGCGATAAAAATGAGACCTTGCGACACTCCAAGCTTACGTGCCACATTTCGCGCATGTTGTTTCGCTGCACGCCGGAGAAACGTTAATCAATGCAGATCACAGGTAGCGTC
This genomic window from Penicillium oxalicum strain HP7-1 chromosome III, whole genome shotgun sequence contains:
- a CDS encoding putative Xaa-Pro aminopeptidase, whose protein sequence is MRVNPRAGPCDTSVNQADAIINAVDPYQIRLFVSGTSCDKYPAKQHARNVARKLGVSQGLIFIAGQPTSNWRDSDQARPFRQRRYFYYLSGVGESDCALTYDIGQDVLTLYVPDFDLRRAIWMGPTLSREDARDRYNLDRVMYQSSLVPELVSWLDKRASGNLLYMIHGSEAPEGLPADLPLDVDSLRPAMDAARGVKDEFEIRMIREANRVSGLAHRRILETIHKMSNESEIQGSFLNTCISNGAPNQSYDIIAASGPNAAVLHYVRNNESLEGKPLVCLDAGAEWQCYASDVTRTFPLGGEWPSRYARDIYRVVERMQEECIKRIRPGTRFLSLHNLAHEIAIIELLHLGVFRGGSLSEIRESGASKVFFPHGLGHHVGLEVHDVSESSIMALHSDFDHDQYGPILNPPGSLAPCTLSASLLEEGMVVTVEPGIYFSELALTNARKQPHAKYINFDIAKEYVHIGGVRIEDDILVTARGYENLTTAPKGEEMLAIIRQSTMQS